The following DNA comes from Allobranchiibius huperziae.
CCCGCCCGAGCGGGCCGCGTTCCAGGGCATCGTGGACGCCGGGTACACGGACGTGGTGCGCCCGTACACCTCCGAGCCGCGCACCTTCACCTACTGGGACTACACGCAGCTGCGCTTCCCCAAGAAGCAGGGGATGCGGATCGACTTCGCACTGTGCTCCCCCGCGCTCGCCGCGCGGGTGACCGGGGCGTCCATCGACCGCGAGGAGCGCAAGGGCAAGGGTGCCTCGGACCACGCGCCCGTGCTGGTCGACCTGGACTGAGCTCGGACCGACGCGTCCACCGGCGCCTAAGCTGGCCACATCAATCGCCTCCAGGGGGACGCAATGACCGACGACGACCGCACACGGGGCATCCCGCAGACGCCGCACACCAACCCGATCCCGCTGCGCAAACCGCAGCAGCCGCCCACCGATCCGCAGGGTGGGCACTCGGGTGCCGTGGTCTTCGAATCCCCGGCGTCCCAGCCCGTCCAGGGGTATCCGCAGCAGGGGTATCCGCAGCAGGGTCAGGCGTACCCGCAGCAGGGCCACGGGTATCCGTCGCCGGGCCACGCGCACCATCCGGCCCCGGGCTACGGACCCGTCCAGGGGTACGCGCCGCAGTACGCGTACGGCTCGACGACGATGGTGGCCCGTCCGGCGCCGAACACCGCCCTCATCGTGGTCGCCTGGGTCGTCGCGGTGATCACGTTCTTCTACATGCTGCCGTGGGCGATCGCGGCGACGCGCGGCAAGTCCAACCAGTTGGCGATCGGCCTGGTCAACTTCCTGCTCGGATGGTCGTTCATCGGCTGGATGGTGGCGTTGGTGATGGCGTGCGGCGCCGAGCACCACCAGACGATCGTGGTCCAGCAGAACAACTACGCGCCGGGGCCGTACCGGCACTGAGCGCCATGGACGACCCGGTCAGGCGGTCGCTGCGAGCAGGGCGAACGACACCAGCCAGTGGGTCGACATGAAATCGCCCGCCACGATCTCGCGTTCGACGTGCGCGACCTGCCGTGCGCTCGCCCGGGCCACGCGACCGGACCGGTCCGGCGGAAGCAGGCCCTGCAGACGGCGAAGCTGCCAGGCACGCGACAGGGCGAGGCCGAAGAGGTGCACCGCATGCCCGTCGGAGCGGTCCCGCACCTCGGGCAGCTCCAGCAGCGGGTCATCCGGTGCGCCGAGCCCGGGCAGGAACGCCGCCAGCCACGCCTCGTACTCAGGCGCCGGCAGCACCCGTCCCATCAGGTCGGCTTCGCAGAGGGCGGGCGACAGGAAGTCGCTGCCGCCCGGCTCCCACGCCACCGGGTAGCCACGGTCCGCGCCGAACCATTCGCGAGCGCGTGCCGCGATGGCGTCGGCCACGCCGGGGCGCCCCAACGCGGATGCCGCCTCGTGCACCAGAGCAAGCGCGAACGCCGTGTTGGCGTGCGTGCCGTGCCGCACCGGATAGGCCAGTTCAGGCAGCCACGCCAGCACCAGATCGGCGACCACGTCGAAGAGCGGACGGGTCGCGAGCGCCCAGCCGTGCGCGCCGGGCTCCTCGGACTGCTCGGCCGCGAGCGCGAGCGCGGCGGCCCAGCCCCAGCCGTAGGGCCGCTCGAAGCTCGGGCGCTCGCGCAGGTACGCCGCCTCCCGAGCCAGGTGCACGGAGGTGAGCCGCGCGTCGAGGACGGCCCGCAGCCGCGCACGACGCTCGGTGCCGAGCTGCTCCGGTGCCAGGGTGAGCAGCCGCACCGCCGACCACTGCATGTGCACCGACGAGTGCCAATCGAGGCAGCCGTGGAACGCCGGGTGCAGACGGTCCGGCGTGACATCGACGTCGTCCGGCGTCAACGACTGGTGCGCTGCGCCGTACGGGTAGGTCGTTGCGAGGACGCTCGCGATCGTGTCGGCCCACTGCGCAGCACATCGCTCGCGCCAGTCGGCGCCTCGGTCGTCGGTCACGCGGATCGCACTCCTCGGGACGGGAGACCCGAACGTATCTGCCGATGAGTCACGGCACGTACGGCTCCGGCAGCGACCGTGACCGGCTCACCGTGTCGCGGACGCCGTCCTACGGATCTCCCGCACCGCGGTCGGCCACAGGCCGGACCCGGCGATGGCCAGGCCGCCGAGCGCGATGGCACTCACCGCGACGTCGACGCTGAGGCGTCCCTGCTTGGCCCAGTAGACGTCCTGCAGATCGATCAGCAGCGCTGCCTCGTCGGCGATCAGCGCCGTGCCGATGCCGTACGCCAGAGCCGTGCTGGGGTGACGCCGATGCCGCTCCTCGCCCCGGATCGCGACCGCACCGATGCCGGTCAGCAGCACGATCCCGATGTTGTAGTGGTGGAAGTGCCGGCCGCCCACGCTGATGCCGCCGCCGCTGGGTCCGTGGCCGTCACGCAGCCAATGGGTGAGGGCACGGACGCCGACGAACGTCCCGGCGAACGACGCCCACGCCAGCGTGGCGGACTGCTCCCCGTCGTCTAGGTGGTCGCCCCAGGCCCGTCGCAGACGAGCCCCCAAGGAAGCGTTCGCGGTCGTCGTCATGTGAGTCCCATCAAGTGCGGTCGGCGGGGCGGGCCCCATCGTGACGCTCCTTGCTGGGAGCCCGACGGGAAATGGGTGCTGGGACTCTCAGCCCGGTTGCGGATCGCCCTGGCGTCCTTGCGCCTGGAACGCAGGCTGCTGCGATCCCGCTGCACCCAGGTGGTCCGACAACCATGCGAGGGCGGTCCCGCGCACGGACTGGTAGTCGTGGAAGTTGTGCGCGCCGTTCTTCACCACGACCAGTCGGGCCGTCATCGGGGGCCGGACCAGGCCGATGAACTGCTGCGCTCCCGGCAGGCCTTCGATGCCGGGTTCGAGGGAGCCGATCGTGACCAGGAGCGAGATCGCCGGGGCGGGCAGGTGGGCCAGTCGCCAGTCCAGGTCGTTGAGGTCACGCCGCTTGGTGCTCCCGCCCCACAGGTCTCCCGTAGTGGAGTCGTGACGTGCGTTGTAGTACCCCGAGAGCGAGACGGCGGTGACGAACTGGTGCGGTGCCATCATCGCCAGCTTCGCGGCGCAGTACCCGCCGGTCGACTGTCCCATGACCCCCCAGCCGCCGGACGTGACACGCAGATTGGCATGGAGGTCGGCGGGCACGTCCTGCGTGAGGAATGTGACGACCTGCGGGCCGCCGGGGACGTTCGTGCACTCTGTGTCGCGGGGCAGCACCAGTGACGGGTTCAACATGACCAGGATCATCGGTCGCAGACGGTGGGCCCGGATGCCGTCGAGCAGGGCGCTCGGGAAGCCCAATCGCGTGACCAGCTGCTGCACCTCCCCGGGGTATCCCGGGAAGACCTCGACGACGGGGAAGCGTGCCGACGAGTCCGCCGCGTCGAAGTACTGCGGCGGGAGATAGATCAGGGCGCGGGCGCGCTGGCCGGAGCGCCGCCCGGCCAGCTCGACGGAACCGAGCTCACCCTTCTGTGTGTACTGCTTCGCATCGGACCAGTGGGTGGGTTGCAGCGCGGGTGCGCCCCCGCCCGCGTGGGATTCATCCCAGGCGGAGTGGCCACCGGCAGCGGTGGTGACGACACCGGTGGACCCGCCGAACAGATCGGACCAGGACCCGTAGAACGAACCCCAGTCGTTGACGGCGAGACCGACCATGACGAGCGCGACCACCTGCGCGCTGAGGACCAGGACCGTACGCTGTACGACGCCGACCCACCGAGGCCCCCACCGGGGACCTCCCATGACGGCCCCGACCGTTACGACGACCAGGGCGATACCGACGACGACCAGCAGGGGTCCCCCGACCAATGACACAGGCGGATCATAGATACCCCGTCTGATGATTCGGCGAGCAATCGGCGAGAACCACCTGACTCCCGAGGTCCCCGCACCCGTCGTACGCGTGGGTAGCCTGACCGGTCATGGACCCCATGCAGACCCCGGTCGATCACGACGTCGTCATCATCGGCAGCGGCTTCTCCGGCATCGGGATGGCGATCGCCCTGCAGCGGTCGGGCCGTTCGTTCACCGTCCTGGAGAAGGCGCACGACATCGGCGGCACCTGGCGGGACAACCTCTACCCCGGGTGCGCGTGCGACGTGCCGAGCCACCTCTACTCCTTCTCCTTCGAGCCGAACCCGTACTGGTCACGCGCCTACGCCACCGCCGATGAGATCCAGGACTACCTGCTCTACGTCGTGGAGAAGTACGACGTGCGCAAGGATGTGCAGTTCGACGCGCAGGTGACCCGCGGCGTCTACGACGAGAGCCTGCGGGTGTGGCATCTGACCGTCCTCGGCTCCGACGGCGTGGAGACGCACCTGGTCGCGGGCGCGGTCGTCCTGGGCGTCGGCGCGCTGCACGAGCCGTCGCTCCCCGACATCCCCGGGCTGGAGACGTTCGCCGGCGAGGTGATGCACACGGCGTCCTGGGATCCGGGCGCCAGCATGTTCGGCCGCAAGGTGGGCATCATCGGCACGGGCGCCAGTGCGGTGCAGGCGATCCCGCTGCTCGCGGAGGATGCCGACCACCTGACCGTATTCCAGCGCACCCCGGCGTGGGTGCTGCCCAAGGTCGACCCGGAGTACCCCGACGCGCTACAGGACGCCTACGACAAGCGGCCGTGGTTGATGAAGCTGCACCGCGCGAAGATCAGGACCGCGAACGAGCTGCGGGCGATCGCGTTCACCCGCGTGCCCGCGCTCCTGAAGGCCGCATCGGCCGGCGCCGCGGCCAACATCCGCAGGTCCGTGACGGACCCTGAGCTGCGCCGCAAACTGATCCCCGACTACACGATGGGCTGCAAGCGGATCACCTTCTCCAACGCCTACTACCCGGCCCTGGCGCGCGAGGACGTGGACGTCGAGACCGAGCACATCACCGGCGCGGACGCCCGCGGGCTGGTCACTGCCGACGGCGCCCGTCACGACCTCGACGTCCTCGTGCTGGCCACCGGCTTCGACGTCGCGGGCTCCTACCGGCACCTGAATTTCACCGGTGCCCGCGGCCACGACCTCGGCGAGGACTGGGATGCCGGTATCACGTCGTACTACGGGGTGACGGTGCCGCACTTCCCCAACCTGTTCTTCCTGCTGGGCCCCAACACCGCGCTCGGGCACACCTCGGTGTTGATGATGATCGAGGCGCAGATCGCCCTGACGCTGCGGCTGCTGGACGAGCGCGACCGGCGCCGTGCCGGCGCGGTGCAGGTGCGCGAGGCGGTCGCGCAGGCGCACATGGCCGCGCTCGATCGGCGTACGCAGCGCACGGTGTGGATCGCGGGCGGGTGCGACAGCTGGTACCTGGACCAGTTCGGCCGCAACCGGGTGCTCTGGCCCGGCAGCGTGCCGGAGTACGAGCGCGCGACCCGGCGCACCGAGATGGTCGACTACGAGTTCACCGGTTCCCGGGCGTCGGTCTCCTCGAGCAGGTGATGCACGGGGATCCGGCGGATCCCCAACGCGATCGCGATGAGCGCCGCAGCGAAACCGGCGATGGCGGCGCCCAGGAAGATGGTCTGCACCTGCACGACGGCCGCGGCGGCGATCTGCGTGTCGGTGGCATTCGGGATCTGCGCGACCCGGTCGTAGAACTGGTGCAGGCCGAGCGCCGTCAGCAGACCGAGACCCACCACCATCCCGATCATCCGGCTCACCACGACCAGCGCCGAGACGACGCCCTGCTGATCGGGGGCGGCATCGTGCAGGGCCGCGTCGTTGATGGGCGCGATCGACAACCCGATGCCGAATCCCACCGCGATCAGGACGAACCACGCGGGCAGGCTCTCCAGTGACCCGTTGCCCCAGGTGGACATCGCGAGCAGACCGACCGCAGCGACCGCGAGGCCGACCGGGGCGATCAACCCGGGCCCGAACCGGCGCAGCAGCAGACCGCCCACGAGTGCGCCGACCGGCACGGCGACGAGGAAGCGCAACAGGATGAGGGCGCCGTCGCGTTCGGTGCTGTGCGCGACGGTGAGCTGCGCGAGCAGCGGGACGTCGACCACGATCGACACCAGCGCGGTGCCGGCGAAGAGCGAGCACGCGAGCGCAGGGGTGACCCGCCGGCGTACGACGCCGGGTGCGACGAGCGGGTCGGAGACGGTCCGTTGCCGCCAGACGAAGAGCCCGGCGGCGACGGCCGCGACGGGCAGCAGCCACAGACCGAGCGGGCCGATCACCTGCTTGGAGGGGTCGGACGTGGCGAAGGTGAGGATGAGGGCGCCCAGCGCGACGCCGATCAGCGCGGCGCCCGGCAGGTCGACCCGGGCGAAGGTGCGCCATAGGAGCGGGACGGTCAGCACGAGCGCGATGGCGAGCGCGATCATCGCCCACACCCCGATGGGCGTGATCATCCGCGAGGTGTGCGTGCCGTACGGCACGAACGGGCCGCCCCAGCGGATCGAGGAGGTGAGCGCCGAGGGCGCGGTCAGGGCGAGCGTGAGCAGGACGGCGCCGGCCACGCCGGCGACCGCGGTGACCGCCGCGACGGGCCGCCACCAACGCGGGCGGGTGCCGGGCGTCGGACGCACCGGTCCCCCGATGACCCGGACGGCGACCGCGAGCAGCACCCCGGCCACGGCGTTCACCCAGAAGATCGCGCGCCAGTCCCAGATCGTCAGGATGAGGGCGCCGAGCAGCGGGCCCACCACGCTGCCGATCTCCTGGACGGCGCCGACCACGCCGAGCGGTGTGCCGCGTTTGCCGGGCGGCCACAGCTGGGCGACCAGGGCGAGGGTGGCGGGGACGAGCCCGCCACCGCCGAGACCCTGCAATACACGGCCGACGACCAGCACGGACAGCTCCGGTGCCATGGCGGTGATCGCCGAGCCCACCACGAAGATGGCCAGGCAGCCGAGCAGGATCCGCTGCCGGTCCAGCAGGTCGGCGAGCCGGCCGATCAGCGGGAGCACGGCGACGTAGCCCAGCAGGAAGCCGGAGATGATCGGGGTCGCCTTCTGCAGGGAGTCGATGCCGACCCCGACGCCGGTCATCATGTCGGTGAGCGCGAGGACGACGACGTAGGTGTCGGCGGCTGCGAGCGCCACGGCGATCGAGGCGACCCCGAGGAGCGCCTTCGGGCTCCTCTCGGCGGTTGACCTACGAGGGCTTGCTGACATCGACTTTCTCGCCGTACTTGGTGAAGCGCGTCAGGTAGGACGTCGTGTCGCCGGCCGTGTAGAACGGGCCGGTCACGCGGACCTGGCGCAGTTCGTTCGTGCTGGTGATCTCGTACTCCACGTTGTAGTTGAGGCCGGTGGAGTCCTTGCCGAAGCCCAGGGTCTTGTG
Coding sequences within:
- a CDS encoding superinfection immunity protein, producing the protein MTDDDRTRGIPQTPHTNPIPLRKPQQPPTDPQGGHSGAVVFESPASQPVQGYPQQGYPQQGQAYPQQGHGYPSPGHAHHPAPGYGPVQGYAPQYAYGSTTMVARPAPNTALIVVAWVVAVITFFYMLPWAIAATRGKSNQLAIGLVNFLLGWSFIGWMVALVMACGAEHHQTIVVQQNNYAPGPYRH
- a CDS encoding DUF2891 family protein; this encodes MTDDRGADWRERCAAQWADTIASVLATTYPYGAAHQSLTPDDVDVTPDRLHPAFHGCLDWHSSVHMQWSAVRLLTLAPEQLGTERRARLRAVLDARLTSVHLAREAAYLRERPSFERPYGWGWAAALALAAEQSEEPGAHGWALATRPLFDVVADLVLAWLPELAYPVRHGTHANTAFALALVHEAASALGRPGVADAIAARAREWFGADRGYPVAWEPGGSDFLSPALCEADLMGRVLPAPEYEAWLAAFLPGLGAPDDPLLELPEVRDRSDGHAVHLFGLALSRAWQLRRLQGLLPPDRSGRVARASARQVAHVEREIVAGDFMSTHWLVSFALLAATA
- a CDS encoding alpha/beta hydrolase-fold protein yields the protein MSLVGGPLLVVVGIALVVVTVGAVMGGPRWGPRWVGVVQRTVLVLSAQVVALVMVGLAVNDWGSFYGSWSDLFGGSTGVVTTAAGGHSAWDESHAGGGAPALQPTHWSDAKQYTQKGELGSVELAGRRSGQRARALIYLPPQYFDAADSSARFPVVEVFPGYPGEVQQLVTRLGFPSALLDGIRAHRLRPMILVMLNPSLVLPRDTECTNVPGGPQVVTFLTQDVPADLHANLRVTSGGWGVMGQSTGGYCAAKLAMMAPHQFVTAVSLSGYYNARHDSTTGDLWGGSTKRRDLNDLDWRLAHLPAPAISLLVTIGSLEPGIEGLPGAQQFIGLVRPPMTARLVVVKNGAHNFHDYQSVRGTALAWLSDHLGAAGSQQPAFQAQGRQGDPQPG
- a CDS encoding flavin-containing monooxygenase, which gives rise to MDPMQTPVDHDVVIIGSGFSGIGMAIALQRSGRSFTVLEKAHDIGGTWRDNLYPGCACDVPSHLYSFSFEPNPYWSRAYATADEIQDYLLYVVEKYDVRKDVQFDAQVTRGVYDESLRVWHLTVLGSDGVETHLVAGAVVLGVGALHEPSLPDIPGLETFAGEVMHTASWDPGASMFGRKVGIIGTGASAVQAIPLLAEDADHLTVFQRTPAWVLPKVDPEYPDALQDAYDKRPWLMKLHRAKIRTANELRAIAFTRVPALLKAASAGAAANIRRSVTDPELRRKLIPDYTMGCKRITFSNAYYPALAREDVDVETEHITGADARGLVTADGARHDLDVLVLATGFDVAGSYRHLNFTGARGHDLGEDWDAGITSYYGVTVPHFPNLFFLLGPNTALGHTSVLMMIEAQIALTLRLLDERDRRRAGAVQVREAVAQAHMAALDRRTQRTVWIAGGCDSWYLDQFGRNRVLWPGSVPEYERATRRTEMVDYEFTGSRASVSSSR
- a CDS encoding MFS transporter → MALAAADTYVVVLALTDMMTGVGVGIDSLQKATPIISGFLLGYVAVLPLIGRLADLLDRQRILLGCLAIFVVGSAITAMAPELSVLVVGRVLQGLGGGGLVPATLALVAQLWPPGKRGTPLGVVGAVQEIGSVVGPLLGALILTIWDWRAIFWVNAVAGVLLAVAVRVIGGPVRPTPGTRPRWWRPVAAVTAVAGVAGAVLLTLALTAPSALTSSIRWGGPFVPYGTHTSRMITPIGVWAMIALAIALVLTVPLLWRTFARVDLPGAALIGVALGALILTFATSDPSKQVIGPLGLWLLPVAAVAAGLFVWRQRTVSDPLVAPGVVRRRVTPALACSLFAGTALVSIVVDVPLLAQLTVAHSTERDGALILLRFLVAVPVGALVGGLLLRRFGPGLIAPVGLAVAAVGLLAMSTWGNGSLESLPAWFVLIAVGFGIGLSIAPINDAALHDAAPDQQGVVSALVVVSRMIGMVVGLGLLTALGLHQFYDRVAQIPNATDTQIAAAAVVQVQTIFLGAAIAGFAAALIAIALGIRRIPVHHLLEETDAREPVNS